The following is a genomic window from Cuculus canorus isolate bCucCan1 chromosome 22, bCucCan1.pri, whole genome shotgun sequence.
TGCACTGTGACACGACTTACACACAACTGGAAAGCCTCACATGGGGCAGCCGGTCCCTGGAAGGCACAACAATCTGCTCTATCCCTGCCACCAGTGGGATAACGATGATCCCTACTAACGGAGACCGTGCCGGGGAACGTCACAGTAAAAGCAGGGCAGCACTGCTCCAATCAGCAAGCATCCAGGGTTTCGCACCGTTACGGAACTGGTTTATTAACTGACGAAGCCGTAAGACAGCGCAATTACCACCAGGTACAAACAAGAACATCCAGGAGAACGAGAAGGCTGTAACAATTGTGGTAAGAGCCACTGCAGAGTACAGAACAAGCTTCCTAAATGAATACCTGTCACACAGCACTTCAcaggaggcagaagagaagaaagtggCTTCTTTGAGACAGCAAACTGTTAGAGAATTACATCTTCGTTAAGAACATGTAAGGAACTGAGCACGAAGCTATTCTGGATGCATTCCATACATACAGGGCTCAGAAATTAATGTGCTTCGACAGCTCTCTTGGGATCCTCATCAGCTTCCAGCAACATCTTGTGACAccctgcactgctgcagtgGACAGAAAATCCAGGGAACAGAGCAGGACCGTACCCTGGCGCTTTCACAGAACAAACAGCTGGCAAGCACTTAGCTTCTAAGGAAACGTACTTTAATAAAGTAACCTGAAACACAACGCCGGTGTCAGGAGCCATTAACCTCATGTCAGCAACTCACCCAGAACTtttgggaatgaaaaaaagcagcagccactgctccaACACCTTACACTTTCCCTGTTTGCATACAAAACCCTCCATGTTCTCTCCAGGGAACCGGCCAGCCACACACACGGAATTTCAACTcagctgctgaaggaagaagaaagtcttctttttaatttaagacaTTCATTTGAAGTCGTTAGTATGTTCATAACGAATGCATTAATTATAAGAATGATCAGTTCAGGGTATCCTGCATCTGGGAGCCGAAATCACCAGGCAAGGTGGTGATAACCTGGACAGAGCTTTGCCCACACCAAGTCGTCAACAAGCAAGTTAGGATCAAGTTTGCAAGAACAGGAGGTGAAATCGAATTCCCCGCTCAAGGCTGTACCCGCAAGAGGTGCAGAACCTCCTCACTGCGTACAGCCCAAACTGCACAGGGCCCAGAGAAGAACAGCTCCAAATCCCCTTCCACCACTCACTTCCATTGtacctgcaggaaaacagcttcCAGCCGCTCTCGTTTTACAGACAAGGAACCAAAGTCCCTGTCTCGCAGCAGACAGCAAGGATTAAAGCACCAGCGAGACCTAAGCTTCCCCCTCCAATTTGCTCCTGCCTTTAAACAAAGCTAGAACACAACCAAAAATATGTGAGAACGCCCCAAGTGCTTTGTAGTGCTGGCTTAAAGATGTCATGAGAACAGGGCACTCCTGTCAAACAGCCGGCACCAAACCACCCAAACGAGTGGTGTGGTTTCTGTTTCCCCTATTACCGGCAAATACCTGGGCACGGACACACACATAGAGGATTTAAAAGCCCTGGAAATCAACTGAGAGAAACAGTGCACGCTGCTCAACAGTGGATGAGAATCAGCTTCATCATTTTGGGTCAGGAGAACATCCACACCTTATAAAAACTGGATTAGTAGGGAAAAGCGAGACTCTCGGAAGCAGTGGAGATGAATCGGAGAGCATCAtgggcacaggcagcagaaaaggacaagCAAGAACACGATTTCAGCGTTCCCAAGGCTGAACTGTTTACCACCCTTCACCAGGAATAGCACCAACAccaagcaaagcattttccatatGACTTCTTGGAACTATTCTAGGGGATTCTGAAGAAGTAACTCTACCAGTGCGAAGTATAAAAGAACATTCAAGAGTTCCCAGACTCTCACAAGAGCTCGTCCATCTGCTGGGGCAGCAAGCAGGAATCAAACTGCACATCAGACAAAGATTCAGGCACATTGGAAGCCAAGGGAAACGACTGCAGCTTGCTACACGTTCAAACCAAGCCAAGCCTTGAGACATTTAAGCTTCAAGGAACAGGAATGCAGAACATATCGCTGCCATCCAAAGCCTGGTGGCAGAAACAAAGGGCTGGTAGCAATGACATTCCtccacaacagcagcagcttggcAGGGAGCTGTGCCTCTGGCTGCTGTCAGAGCAGCACTTCAGCTTTCCAGCATCTCAGCTCCAGTTTCTGATCTATTTTTTAACCCAGATGATTACCTGAACTGCTTCAAGTCAGACAGAGCACGGCTTGGGCTTTTTTGCCACCCACAGTCCCAAGGTAATCATCATCATTCACTCcaggggggggggaaaaaaaaaagccctcctTGAGCAAAACCGATGGCTTCTCAATGAAGCCATGAAAGAGCAGTTACCAAAACCTCAACCACCCTTCAAGGCTGTGTCAGCGAGTGATCGAGGAGGCCAAACTGTTGCTGAAAGACCAAGTCACTTCCTCTGTGCCGGATGTCACAGGGCAGGGACCCTGAGCAGGCAACAAAGGGCGAGTCAATGGTAAAAAGCAAACACCAACTGTGTACCTACAAGCCTCCCTCCTTGCCTCTGGATTCCAGACACAAATGACTAAGTTCCCTtccattaataaatattttcctaacCAACTGCTTCTGGTGCACTGGGGCACCGCGCTGGATCAGCTCCAACATCGTTTAGAGATAGCACTGGGCACACCCGAGCATCCATTGGTTGCCATTTCTGCTCCTCAGAGGCTAACACATCCCCAAAACTGGGAGAAAACAGGGGAGGagactttaaaatgcaactggAAAGACGAACAAAGATGGTTTCCAGTTTTAAGAAAACTGCTAAGCCCCTTTTACTGATTTTCAGACACCACAAAacctgcaaacacagcagcttcCCAGAAGAGACCATCAGTCTCTTGCTTTGCCCCCAGCCTTTctcactctgctgcttttccttctccttgccaCCTGCTTACACCAATCCAGCATTAACTCTTCCCATCCATCCACCACCCATCCTCCGTCTGCCCTCCAGCGAGATTCCTCCCCTCCCTGGTGCTCTCACACTGTGCCGAAGTCTGCCCCTTTCCCACTGCAAACTCTTGCTCCTTTAAGTCCCACTTCCTAAGATGTCCTGCACAGATGAGATTTCCAATTGCATCCAAACCCTCAGTTAGGAAAAGAAACCCCCCACACACACTTCAATGCAGGAAGTGGAACAATTTTAGGATGCAATATTCAGGTTCTCACACAGTTTCCACCTCCACACCTTGCAATGCATTCCTCCCTTACAGAGCTTCTCCGAGCACTTGGAAGCGCTACAGAACCAGTTGGAAATCATGATCCTTTCTCTACAGGTGATGCTATCGATACAGACGATGCTCAAAGTGAAATATATGACAAATTTAAAACCACAGTAAGAGTGAGCAGTCGCAGCTCCTGATTCAGTTCTGCAACTGCTGGGTGGAAAATTCCCCATCGCTGAAACTAAAGAGATCACCAGAAAACTTGGCAAACTACCAGGAAGTTGTGCTAACGTTAATTTGTAATTACTGTTTTGATCAAACGGGAGCAAGACTCCCATTGTGGGGAAGGTCGGCCATGGGTGACCAACACAGCTGCACCCAAGTGAGATTCCAGGCCCACCAGTCACTGTGTTTCCTCCCAGAGGTTGGGGAGAACTTTCAATTAGCAATTCTCCCATTAACGATATCAAAATGACAGCAGGCTTGGGGAGCGGTTCAGGTGCCACACTGCCAGGCAGCGCTCACACAGGAGACAGCCCATCGACTTTGCCTCCAGCAGCGCTCACTGCCTGGAGGAACAGAACAACCCGCGTCCACCAAAGAGAGGACAAGTACTCAGACCCACGCTTTGGTGAGGGAGATTTAGGGTGGGCATTAGACAAAGCCTTCTAACAGGAAGGATAATTAAGCGTAGGAATAGATTGCCTGGGGAGGAACAGGAACCGCCGTTCCTGAAGGTTTAACAAGTGGTGGGAAACATCTGTCACGCTGACCCCGcctggggcagggggtggattAGGCGGCCGTTCAAAGACCTGGCTCTGTTTCCTAACAACTCCCTGAGCCCCCACTCATCTCCTACTTTATCCTGTTCCAATCCTGGAGCTGACAATAGCCCAGGAATCAATCTTATTTAGAACACAGCCCTGAGGGAAGGCAGAGCTAGAGCCAGCCCAAGGGCAGCCGACTGCAGGCAGGGCCTGGATgagcctcctctgcacccattcCCACCCTAAAGCTGGTTCCACGTGCGAGGACGCCACTAGCCAAGCCACGGCCTGATGCCCACCGAGCTCACTCAGGAGCCCACACTGTCCAGCCCCGGATTTAGTCCAGCACAAGGCAGCTGTCCtccatctcctgccccacaggaCTTGGcccagacagacagacacattacctttttaacattttcctcctcctcttggcgTTTCTCATAGTGTGAGAAGTCATCGAAGATGGAGGTGGTGTGCTTGTAGGTGGCAATGATTTTCAACACCTGCTTAGCCTTTTCCAGAGGCACCTCCTGAGTGTCCCTGGAGTTGGTCACTGGTTTATTCTCGTTGTTCTCTAGGCGGATGTGCCGGAGTTGGCTGTTAGGAACGTCCTTCACAAAAATCCACCTGACATCAAAACGTCCCTTCCACTTGTCCTGGGACCACACCCCCGCACACGTGTTATAGTCCACAGCAGATTTCATTTCTGCGACTCCGCAGAAGTGACCGCTACCGTTGACACTGAACAGTAAGTAAACAGGGCCCTTCCCGTTCATGGAGCGATAGGCGGCATCCAGTCTCTTGTTGCCGTGCTCTGTACTGCACCAGATGTTATATTTAATGGAACGGTGGATATCGTCCTCAGAGTAACTCTTAATGATGAAAACCCGGCCGTGTTTTGGGTTCCAGTCAAAATCCTTGGGGTTGTAGTTGTTGATGGACCTCAACTTCTCCAAGACCGGGTGCGGCTCTGAAGGAGCAGAACCAGAACCAGCCTGAGACTGTCCCACTCCGTTACCATCCACTCCGTTTTGCCCAAACCCACTGCTGCGATTACGAGGGGCAACCCAGCGGGTGGGCTGAGCCGCGGGCTGCGGCACAGGCAGCTGGGCCGGCTGCGGTGGTGGCGGCAGCGGTTGGGGCTGCTGCCCGCTGGAAGCCTGGGCCACCGGCGGGCTGTTATTGATCTGCTGGCCCACGGGCTGCGGGGACACCTGGGCCGGCTGCTGACCAATATTCGGAACTAAGGCCTGCGACGGGGCTTTCGCCACCGGCCCTTTGTTATCCCAAGTTCCAATATCCATGTTATGTTTTATCGGAGGCGGCGGAAGACTTGAACCTGCAATGCCATTCTTGGTCTTCAGCTTGGGCTGCTGCTTAGCCGGTTTGCTAGCGATGTCAGCCCAGGAGGTTGGCTTCGGAGGAGCGATGGTAGCTGGAGGCAAGCTGTTAGATGCCACGATATTACTGGTAATGGATCCACTACCAACAGCCGAACCAACGACTTTTGGCACGCTGCTTGCGACATCCGTGCTGCCCAGCTTCAGAGCTGCCATTCCTTGGTCAATGGTGTTCATGCCAGGAGCCTTGTTGAGAGTCTCGTTAGCGAAGGCCGATTGCCCATCAATCATGGCTCCACCCAGCGAGCTGGGGGCATAGGCGTAATTGCTGCTGTAGCCAGAGCTTTGAGTGGATTGTCCCTGAGAACTGTTATTCCCCCAAGCTGAAAAGTCAATCCCACTTGGAAAGAAGTTAAAGCCGTGCTGCCCGAGAAATGGAGTGCTGCCCAGGGCCCCCGGCTGCCCAAACATCGCGTCTGGGAGGAAGTGGGGTTCCCCGTTGCTGAGCTGTCCGTAAGAGGTCAGGTAGGGCATGGGTGGGTCTCCTCCCGTGGACCAGGCGGCTTCACCCAAGGAATAGGAGAATCCAATGGAGGGACTGTAGTAGTTGGGTAGGTAGGAATCGGACATTGCAGTATAGGCATTGTTCTGAAAACACGAACAAAAATAAGCACTGAATAGTTAGAATGAGCCAAACGGATTCCAACGGAGGAGGGATCAAAGCCACCTCAGGCTTCCCGTGCCCCACCCCTCCCCACCTTAGGGCTGGGCAGGCAAACAGGCCCAGCCTTGAAACACTTCCTTTGTTAGGAGCACTCCAAAAACTGTTCCGCTGCCAGAAAGATTAAACACAAAGGTTTAGCAAGCTCCTTGTGCTCGGATGGGAGCACGTTGTGTTCCTGATGTGGGATTGGACATCAGGCCGCCCCGAGGCCCTGCTCCGGCCATGGAAACAGTACTTTATCCAGCATCCTAGTATTATCATCCCCTTCTTGTAGCTACTACCAAAGACAGCTTTTCTTGCCTGGGTAACGTATACATCAGTcttaattttgctgtttgaGGGGTAATTTGGGGAAATGACTTGAGAGAAGTGGAatatagaga
Proteins encoded in this region:
- the YTHDF2 gene encoding YTH domain-containing family protein 2, with product MSASSLLEQRPKGQGNKVQNGSVHQKDGLNDDDFEPYLSPQARPNNAYTAMSDSYLPNYYSPSIGFSYSLGEAAWSTGGDPPMPYLTSYGQLSNGEPHFLPDAMFGQPGALGSTPFLGQHGFNFFPSGIDFSAWGNNSSQGQSTQSSGYSSNYAYAPSSLGGAMIDGQSAFANETLNKAPGMNTIDQGMAALKLGSTDVASSVPKVVGSAVGSGSITSNIVASNSLPPATIAPPKPTSWADIASKPAKQQPKLKTKNGIAGSSLPPPPIKHNMDIGTWDNKGPVAKAPSQALVPNIGQQPAQVSPQPVGQQINNSPPVAQASSGQQPQPLPPPPQPAQLPVPQPAAQPTRWVAPRNRSSGFGQNGVDGNGVGQSQAGSGSAPSEPHPVLEKLRSINNYNPKDFDWNPKHGRVFIIKSYSEDDIHRSIKYNIWCSTEHGNKRLDAAYRSMNGKGPVYLLFSVNGSGHFCGVAEMKSAVDYNTCAGVWSQDKWKGRFDVRWIFVKDVPNSQLRHIRLENNENKPVTNSRDTQEVPLEKAKQVLKIIATYKHTTSIFDDFSHYEKRQEEEENVKKERQGRVK